TTTAGTACATGAAGTATTACATTTAATGTAATATTCTTTTTGGAGGGTATTTATAGTATTTTCTGCCCAATATGTGTGATAGTTATCTACAACACTGTAGATGAATAAAATAGGGTTCTTTGCTGCCACCTCAAGATACTCAAGCAGAAAGGTATAAATCCGGGAGAACTTAATCTATTTCTTTATAAGCTTATATTTCTACTCTTGCATGGAGctattgtaacaaacacaatttccccctgggatcaataaagtatttctgattctgattctgaaccACCTCTGTCTCATTATCTATCCCACTGTTCATACTTTGCCAACATGTCCTTATCTCAATCTCAATTTGGGCCTCACTAGAATAGATaagtacacacatgtacacacaaaatTCAGTGTCTAAGAATATTCTATTTTTTTGCGTTTCAGCTGTACTTCAGCCGTTGGGCTAATTATAACAGTGCACATGTTCCTGCTCACAACAATCAGACAGACAAACTAATCAATTCTACTTGTTTTTATTGAGGCATGGGTAAAACGTCATATGTAAAATCAATggcaaaaataaagatgttacACAATATGTTACAGTAGATTCAGGATCATATCACAAGAGTATTCCTACTTTAGCTGTCAGAATTTTAGACACAGAAAATATTGTCTGGAAGATAATGCACTGCTTCTGTCATACGAGTCTTATTTACAACATGATActgaaatgtttgcatgtttgtttaaGGTAGCGAGCTATTCGTGTAGAGAAGTAGAGTAGGAGTCATTACACAGACGAGATGTTAAATGTGCTGCTAGATTACAAGTCGAAGGGatgaatagaaaagaaaagaaaagacatgacTGAATAATACAGTTGCTGGGGATACAGAGGATGATGAATGTCCGTAATTGCCTCTTTGaccaaaaataaaagcctgGGCCAAAAACAGCAATATGACATAACACAGGCTCATCCTTACTTGATACGATCCAGATTAGTTCTTCTGTTTTGTACGCACTCATTTCTCTGGACTGTGAGCGTCATCTTCCTCAGAGTtgtgtgtctcttcctctgtctcctctgcgttttgtgtttggtttggtcCGGCTGGTTCATTATTATGGGATGGTCTCAGAAGATATTCCAGCTCCTCTGCGCTGATGGCCACCCTCTCAGGGACCAACCACCTCTTAAAGTGTTCAAGGGCACTGGAGAAGGGAAGTGCACAAAAAGTCAAGGATGTTAAGACGACTAGAGGACTATCTAAACCTCTCTACTGCCTGGAAGGCCTTTATTATCcttgcaacaaaaaaaatacgAACTACTTATGTCGTCTAGACCAGTGAGTAGCTGCAATACATTATTTCTCATGCAGCATATTGGATTTAATAGGGCAGTAGACAGTCACATAGCAAAACACTCATTAAGTCCATGTCTTACTTCTGATCCAGGTCACCACCTTGAAAAAGCTCTGAGGTCTGGGCGTCGTGCAGGAATCTATCCCAACATTCTTTCTTAGCCTGAGACAACGAGCGCAACATGTCCCTGGAGGTCACATCACTGGTTAGGCCCTTTAACTTCTTCAGACGATTCTCTGCAGCAAAATGTGGGCACGACAAAACTTTTTAACATCTGACAATAAAGTTACAATTGACATCTTTGAATGGGCAACAATTAATTTCCAACATTAGGAGTGCAAACACAACAAGGTGCAGAGCAGTTTGGGTTTTCAACACAAATCCATCAAAAGGCAaagatattaataataaaatgttgctGTAAACATGTTCTACTACTTGGCCTCTTATACAGTGATATGTGAGGTTGCAAATACAATGTGATGTATGAATTACAACAGATGTAATGTCAACAACCATtagtggtaaaataaaaaaagattaagtTAAGATGCAAGATGATATTTagcacatatatataatatatatgtttagTTGTATATTTAATATAGTAAGAATTTAAGTtgaatttcattaaaaaaaaactatagaaataaattgttttgttgttttgtttgactaCTATTTATGCCGAGTTTAAATACGTCAATATATAACATGAACAATTGAAACTACATGTGGGTTAGCTGAGAACAACCTCAGATGCGTCTCTGATGAAGGCACAAAAACTGCTCATGTaaaataaaggagaaaaacgTGGTGTATTGGAGCAGATTTGCTGCTATTGAATAATCGTCTTgaatgatgaa
The sequence above is drawn from the Hippoglossus hippoglossus isolate fHipHip1 chromosome 22, fHipHip1.pri, whole genome shotgun sequence genome and encodes:
- the ccdc32 gene encoding coiled-coil domain-containing protein 32; this encodes MSDVFDSQEARSSGELWTEICSTLLGQQPEAAPEDERNNNIEFNDSFQPAAPVPGQLNGHINGTGISSSDAKWEPMEDSEIYIASLENRLKKLKGLTSDVTSRDMLRSLSQAKKECWDRFLHDAQTSELFQGGDLDQNALEHFKRWLVPERVAISAEELEYLLRPSHNNEPAGPNQTQNAEETEEETHNSEEDDAHSPEK